From Deltaproteobacteria bacterium, one genomic window encodes:
- a CDS encoding trehalose-6-phosphate synthase has product MRSPGRLFVLSHRAPVEVSRNAGVRPRRAVGGLPGALNAAMQKHGGMWVAWAARSAEEVLAPADTGLEYPVRSVRLKERDATTFYAGFANQVLWPLCHMLPNRCRFQPAFWTAYQQANERFAAAVRTEADPGDLIWVNDFHLCLVPGLLRDAGAPVRVGLFWHLPFPPPSVFGVCPWRAELLAGMLGADLIGVQTEGDAQSFLDCVRHFLDLPVDEDPLRVRLPGRDVRVVVLPVGIEAGRLRQQADDPAVRAHASGLRVNLGADVILLGVDRLDYTKGIPDRLLGFERFLERHPEWRRRVSLVQIAVPSEFHVPEFREMKRTIEEIVGRIVGRFSFEGRSPLAYVYTAFDPDQLAAYYVAADVALITPLRDGMNLVAKEYVACHSRGDGVLILSEFAGAARELSEALTVNPYDAEAIQRQIDVALAMSAEERCERMRALGAKVAARDVRWWTSTFVGLLAGADPAGVEPGQTP; this is encoded by the coding sequence ATGCGCTCGCCGGGCCGTCTGTTCGTCCTCTCGCATCGCGCGCCCGTCGAGGTGAGCCGCAATGCCGGCGTGCGGCCGAGACGCGCCGTGGGTGGCCTACCGGGCGCGCTGAATGCGGCGATGCAGAAGCACGGGGGGATGTGGGTGGCCTGGGCCGCGCGATCGGCCGAAGAGGTGCTCGCGCCGGCGGACACGGGGCTCGAGTATCCCGTGCGCTCCGTTCGTCTGAAGGAACGCGACGCGACCACCTTCTATGCCGGCTTCGCCAACCAGGTGCTCTGGCCCCTGTGTCACATGCTCCCGAACCGCTGCCGCTTCCAGCCCGCGTTCTGGACGGCGTACCAGCAGGCGAACGAGCGCTTCGCGGCCGCCGTGCGGACGGAGGCGGATCCGGGGGACCTCATCTGGGTCAACGACTTCCATCTCTGCCTCGTGCCCGGTCTCCTGCGCGACGCCGGCGCACCGGTGCGCGTGGGTCTCTTCTGGCACCTGCCCTTCCCGCCGCCATCGGTGTTCGGCGTTTGCCCGTGGCGCGCGGAGCTGCTGGCGGGCATGCTGGGCGCCGACCTGATCGGCGTCCAGACCGAAGGCGATGCGCAGAGCTTCCTCGACTGCGTCCGTCACTTCCTGGACCTGCCGGTGGACGAGGATCCCCTCCGGGTGCGACTGCCGGGGCGTGACGTGCGGGTCGTGGTGCTCCCGGTGGGTATCGAGGCGGGGCGCCTACGCCAGCAGGCGGACGACCCCGCGGTGCGGGCGCACGCGAGCGGCCTTCGAGTGAACCTCGGCGCCGACGTCATCCTCCTCGGCGTGGACCGGCTCGACTACACCAAGGGCATCCCCGATCGCCTCCTCGGCTTCGAGCGCTTCCTCGAGCGCCACCCGGAGTGGCGGCGGCGCGTGTCGCTCGTGCAGATCGCCGTGCCTTCCGAGTTTCACGTGCCCGAGTTCCGCGAGATGAAACGCACCATCGAGGAGATCGTCGGACGCATCGTCGGTCGTTTCTCGTTCGAGGGACGTTCACCGCTGGCCTACGTCTACACGGCGTTCGACCCCGACCAGCTGGCCGCGTACTACGTGGCCGCCGATGTGGCCCTGATCACGCCCCTGCGCGACGGGATGAACCTCGTGGCGAAGGAGTACGTGGCCTGCCACTCCCGCGGCGACGGCGTGCTCATCCTGTCGGAGTTTGCGGGGGCCGCCCGCGAGCTGAGCGAGGCGCTGACGGTCAATCCCTACGACGCCGAGGCCATCCAGAGGCAGATCGACGTCGCGCTCGCCATGTCGGCCGAGGAGCGCTGCGAACGGATGCGGGCGCTCGGGGCGAAGGTGGCCGCGCGGGACGTGCGCTGGTGGACGTCGACCTTTGTCGGGTTGCTCGCGGGCGCCGACCCTGCCGGCGTCGAGCCGGGTCAAACCCCCTAG
- a CDS encoding SAM-dependent methyltransferase: MRPRHSSRTAEFMALFRALESVRRPASARLFDDRFARGFLRPSLRAAVGLSRLPLVGRVVPWYIDRRWPGARSSGIARTRLIDDVVREALREEIEQVVILGAGFDCRAYRIAGLERCRVFEVDHPATQAVKTARLRRLLGALPAHVVFVPFDFARQTLDRAMDAAGFETATRTFCVWEGVTNYLTEEAVDATLRYFATTAPGSRLLFTYVHRGLLDGSAVFEGTRELVATLHRAGEPWTFGIDPARLQAFLAARGLALAADMGAADYRTRYLGQAMRGYEFYRAAVAEVPGPSGATRVPLRGAAQP, translated from the coding sequence ATGAGACCCCGGCACTCGAGCCGGACGGCGGAGTTCATGGCGCTCTTCCGGGCGCTCGAGTCCGTGCGTCGTCCGGCTTCCGCACGGCTGTTCGACGATCGCTTCGCACGTGGCTTCCTGCGGCCGTCGCTGCGTGCGGCCGTAGGCCTGTCGCGCCTCCCGCTGGTGGGGAGGGTCGTGCCCTGGTACATCGATCGCCGGTGGCCCGGGGCGCGCTCCTCGGGCATCGCCCGGACCCGCCTCATCGACGATGTCGTGCGGGAGGCGCTGCGGGAGGAGATCGAGCAGGTGGTGATCCTCGGGGCCGGGTTCGACTGCCGCGCCTACCGGATCGCGGGCCTCGAGCGCTGCCGCGTCTTCGAGGTCGACCACCCCGCCACGCAGGCGGTGAAGACGGCGCGACTCCGTCGCCTGCTCGGCGCCCTGCCGGCGCACGTGGTATTCGTGCCGTTCGACTTCGCGCGGCAAACGCTCGACCGAGCGATGGACGCAGCCGGCTTCGAGACCGCGACCCGCACCTTCTGCGTCTGGGAAGGCGTGACCAACTACCTCACCGAGGAGGCGGTCGATGCGACCCTCCGGTACTTTGCCACGACCGCACCCGGAAGCCGGCTCCTCTTCACGTACGTCCATCGTGGACTCCTCGACGGCTCGGCGGTCTTCGAAGGAACGCGGGAGCTCGTCGCGACGTTGCATCGCGCCGGCGAACCATGGACCTTCGGCATCGATCCTGCGCGCCTCCAGGCCTTCCTCGCGGCACGGGGTCTCGCGCTGGCGGCGGACATGGGGGCCGCCGACTACCGCACGCGCTACCTCGGCCAGGCGATGAGAGGCTATGAGTTCTACCGAGCCGCCGTCGCAGAAGTACCCGGTCCGTCCGGGGCAACGCGAGTTCCGTTGCGGGGGGCGGCTCAGCCGTGA
- a CDS encoding aspartyl protease, with translation MGLTSLLVRLSNPRDQRRAVEKDLLVDSGAIYAVVPAPVLRRIGVRPSGKETFTLADGTHLTRRVGTAFFEIDGRQGASKVIFGRPGDAALIGAVTLEELGLMLDPLKRELRPMRLLLA, from the coding sequence ATGGGTCTTACCAGCCTCCTGGTCCGCCTGAGCAATCCCCGCGACCAGCGGCGCGCGGTCGAGAAAGACCTGCTCGTCGACTCAGGAGCCATCTATGCCGTCGTCCCTGCCCCGGTGCTGCGGCGGATCGGCGTGCGACCGAGCGGCAAGGAGACGTTCACGCTCGCCGACGGCACGCACCTCACGCGCCGGGTCGGGACCGCCTTCTTCGAGATCGACGGCCGCCAGGGCGCATCGAAGGTCATCTTCGGACGTCCGGGGGACGCCGCTCTCATCGGCGCCGTCACGCTGGAAGAGCTGGGCCTGATGCTCGATCCGCTCAAGCGCGAGCTTCGACCCATGCGGCTGCTGCTCGCCTGA
- a CDS encoding chromosome partitioning protein ParB produces the protein MGTWVVYPHEEPSKQATALAEQVQRDGGQVLAIYQDPVGERWQLFCLLPLDKVDATPYQRDLSPAHVKRLAEAVKKTGRFVDPIVAMSPSPGLYWTPNGNHRRAVLGKLKASYVPAILVPERDVAFQILALNTEKTHNLKEKSLEVIRMYRGLLREQPKASEEDYAFQFESPPFITLGLLYETNARFAGGAFAPILRRVDHFIKGTLPKAFEERQERAGMVREVDEVLSDVVAKLKRRGIKHPYVKNFVLARTTPLARARKTLPSFEVTFGKLAENLKGFDAGKVRYEDIARSALMGAAAA, from the coding sequence ATGGGGACGTGGGTCGTGTATCCACACGAGGAGCCATCGAAGCAGGCGACCGCCCTCGCCGAGCAGGTGCAGCGCGACGGCGGCCAGGTTCTCGCGATCTACCAGGATCCGGTGGGCGAGCGCTGGCAGCTCTTCTGCCTGCTCCCGCTGGACAAGGTGGACGCGACGCCGTACCAGCGCGATCTCTCGCCGGCTCACGTCAAGCGTCTCGCCGAGGCGGTCAAGAAGACCGGCCGCTTCGTCGACCCAATCGTCGCGATGTCCCCGTCGCCCGGGCTCTACTGGACGCCGAACGGCAACCACCGGCGCGCGGTTCTCGGCAAGCTCAAGGCGAGCTACGTCCCGGCCATCCTCGTCCCGGAGCGTGACGTCGCGTTCCAGATCCTGGCGCTCAACACCGAGAAGACCCACAACCTGAAGGAGAAGTCGCTCGAGGTGATCCGGATGTACCGCGGCCTCCTTCGGGAACAGCCGAAGGCGTCCGAGGAGGACTACGCCTTCCAGTTCGAGTCGCCGCCGTTCATCACGCTCGGGCTCCTCTACGAGACGAACGCGCGCTTCGCCGGCGGCGCGTTCGCGCCGATCCTGCGGCGGGTCGACCACTTCATCAAGGGCACGCTCCCGAAAGCGTTCGAGGAGCGCCAGGAGCGTGCCGGCATGGTCCGCGAGGTCGATGAGGTGCTGTCCGACGTCGTCGCCAAGCTCAAGCGCCGGGGCATCAAGCACCCTTACGTGAAGAACTTCGTCCTGGCCCGCACGACGCCGCTGGCGCGCGCCCGCAAGACCCTGCCGTCCTTCGAGGTCACGTTCGGGAAGCTCGCCGAGAATCTCAAGGGCTTCGACGCGGGCAAGGTCCGGTACGAGGACATCGCGCGTTCGGCGCTCATGGGTGCGGCGGCGGCATGA
- a CDS encoding DUF541 domain-containing protein → MRRRWVLGALLLIAGGHAAWSQEKTAEPRHTIAVTGQGEVKAAPDLVVASFAVETTGPRATEAAAENAKRSAAVAAALKALLAPEDTVGTTRYTVEPRYESVRPGEAHEPRITGYVARNEVQIESRRIDKVGALIDAAIGAGANRVGSLQFSLSKRAELLRSALEKAGADARAQAESAAKGLGVRLKGVVSATTSGAPIVAPRRFEAAMAAEARAVPTPIEPGEATVSATLQVTYEIE, encoded by the coding sequence ATGCGTCGTCGCTGGGTGCTCGGAGCCTTGCTGCTGATCGCCGGCGGTCACGCGGCGTGGTCGCAGGAGAAGACCGCCGAGCCGCGGCACACCATCGCGGTGACCGGACAGGGCGAGGTGAAGGCGGCGCCCGACCTGGTCGTCGCATCCTTCGCCGTCGAGACCACGGGGCCGCGCGCCACGGAGGCGGCGGCCGAGAACGCGAAGCGCAGCGCCGCCGTCGCGGCGGCGCTGAAGGCGCTCCTCGCGCCGGAGGACACCGTCGGCACCACCCGCTACACGGTCGAGCCGCGCTACGAGTCGGTGCGTCCCGGCGAAGCGCACGAGCCGCGCATCACCGGCTACGTGGCGCGCAACGAGGTCCAGATCGAGAGCCGGCGGATCGACAAGGTCGGCGCCCTCATCGACGCCGCGATCGGCGCCGGCGCCAACCGCGTGGGCAGCCTCCAGTTCTCGCTCTCGAAGCGCGCCGAGCTGCTGCGCAGCGCGCTCGAGAAGGCCGGCGCGGACGCCCGGGCCCAGGCCGAGAGCGCCGCGAAGGGCCTCGGCGTCCGGCTGAAGGGCGTCGTCTCGGCCACCACGTCGGGCGCACCGATCGTCGCACCGCGACGCTTCGAGGCGGCGATGGCCGCCGAGGCGCGCGCGGTGCCCACGCCCATCGAGCCGGGCGAGGCCACGGTCTCCGCCACGCTGCAGGTGACGTACGAGATCGAGTGA
- a CDS encoding CPBP family intramembrane metalloprotease, giving the protein MNPTPGDPGGDARPTDLAVGPALAPSHGLRTTSAPAPSAVMIGNQALDRAHDPAQAPASRPPVRDAAPDRYRIKRQRDGEVLTCIEAPTVTVRIKQGFCVTASAARSFPPGSIFLDGAAQGEPFIDPKRQLYNLDHHEGCVRSFTLATCEQAVVLVRKGLDLRRRDWTVYANDADLDTVLAIWVLLNHIRLNEIDGQTRARIMPLLRLQGAIDAQGLELSDLCGLPPKLLAETQAWIDDLRARELALKRRGRWQSSDLLRHTADRLRAIDRLVYPAKHFDDVAEIDELVRAEIAGGSVAIVCRSTAGIYEVERQLRRLHGRRLGVIALQRDAATYSLRQVDPYLPASLEKVYAHLNLIDPAAGGHRSGNRWAGSADIGGSPRGSGTRVAPEQIARACEQAFSAPTFLRRLGRIASAALRSTSVMIAALALACILRLLDDRIGLESGIAPSLASQFPMLLLGFGGAFFFLRGRRAPGIYGLRRFAGLDWCLVLPFAMFGALAGGVWTPAVPLSTFGWPEFLALLTLPVAAELIFRGLVQGSLLTSFPIQKCGGSWFLSRPAVLSAVLYALWGVVLPRLPIALTQTMLGGPAPALGALVFGVAAGMARERSESIVSPILLHWIGIAVVLLARAGCM; this is encoded by the coding sequence ATGAATCCGACACCCGGCGACCCCGGCGGCGACGCGCGGCCGACAGACCTCGCCGTTGGCCCGGCACTTGCTCCATCTCACGGCTTGCGGACGACGAGCGCGCCCGCCCCCTCTGCTGTCATGATTGGGAACCAAGCCCTCGACCGAGCGCACGATCCGGCCCAGGCTCCGGCCTCGCGGCCCCCCGTGCGCGACGCCGCCCCGGACCGCTACCGGATCAAGCGGCAGCGGGATGGGGAAGTGCTGACCTGCATCGAGGCGCCCACCGTCACGGTGCGGATCAAGCAGGGTTTCTGCGTGACCGCGAGCGCGGCGCGGAGCTTCCCGCCGGGCTCGATCTTCCTCGATGGCGCGGCGCAGGGAGAGCCGTTCATCGACCCCAAGCGTCAGCTCTACAACCTCGACCACCACGAAGGCTGCGTCCGCTCGTTCACGCTCGCCACGTGCGAGCAGGCGGTGGTGTTGGTCCGCAAGGGTCTCGACCTGCGCAGGCGGGACTGGACCGTGTACGCCAACGACGCCGACCTGGACACGGTGCTCGCCATCTGGGTGCTGCTGAACCACATCCGCCTGAACGAGATCGATGGACAGACGCGGGCGCGCATCATGCCGCTCCTCCGCCTGCAGGGCGCGATCGATGCCCAGGGGCTCGAGCTGAGCGATCTCTGCGGGCTCCCGCCCAAGCTCCTCGCGGAGACGCAGGCGTGGATCGACGACCTGCGCGCCCGCGAGCTCGCCCTCAAGAGACGGGGACGGTGGCAGTCTTCCGATCTGCTGCGGCACACGGCCGACCGGCTGCGCGCGATCGACCGCCTGGTGTATCCGGCGAAGCACTTCGACGACGTCGCCGAGATCGACGAGCTCGTGCGGGCGGAGATCGCCGGCGGCTCGGTGGCGATCGTCTGCCGCTCGACCGCGGGCATCTATGAGGTGGAGCGACAGCTCAGGCGGCTGCACGGCCGGCGGCTCGGGGTGATCGCCCTGCAGCGGGACGCCGCCACCTACAGCCTGCGCCAGGTCGACCCGTACCTGCCGGCGAGCCTCGAGAAGGTCTACGCGCACCTGAACCTGATCGACCCCGCGGCGGGGGGTCATCGCTCCGGCAACCGCTGGGCCGGCTCCGCCGATATCGGCGGATCGCCTCGGGGCAGCGGGACGCGGGTCGCCCCCGAGCAGATCGCGCGCGCGTGCGAGCAGGCCTTCTCCGCGCCGACCTTCCTCCGGCGGCTCGGCCGGATCGCGAGCGCGGCGCTGAGAAGCACGAGCGTCATGATCGCCGCGCTCGCCCTCGCGTGCATCCTGCGCCTGCTGGACGATCGCATCGGGCTCGAGAGCGGGATCGCTCCCAGTCTCGCAAGCCAGTTCCCAATGCTGCTGCTCGGCTTCGGCGGCGCGTTCTTCTTCCTGAGGGGGCGTCGGGCGCCGGGGATCTACGGGCTCCGGCGCTTCGCGGGCCTCGACTGGTGCCTCGTCCTTCCCTTCGCCATGTTCGGCGCCCTCGCCGGCGGCGTGTGGACGCCGGCCGTCCCGCTGTCCACGTTCGGGTGGCCCGAGTTCCTCGCTCTCCTCACGCTCCCGGTCGCCGCCGAGCTGATATTCAGGGGTCTCGTCCAGGGAAGCCTGCTCACGAGCTTCCCGATTCAGAAGTGCGGCGGCTCCTGGTTCCTGTCGCGACCTGCCGTCCTTTCTGCCGTGCTCTACGCCCTCTGGGGCGTCGTCCTGCCGCGGCTCCCCATCGCCCTGACCCAGACCATGCTCGGCGGCCCGGCGCCGGCCCTCGGCGCGCTCGTGTTCGGCGTCGCCGCGGGCATGGCGCGCGAGCGTTCCGAGAGCATCGTCTCGCCGATCCTGCTGCACTGGATCGGCATCGCCGTGGTACTGCTCGCGCGCGCGGGATGCATGTAG
- a CDS encoding isoprenylcysteine carboxylmethyltransferase family protein, translated as MSNGPDAHDGGVVVVARPPIVYLVSILVGVGINLVWPVQLFPYAVEPLGSLLTLLAVVLFVLSVREFRKARTPIRTRKPVTAVIATGPYRFSRNPIYLSFTLLQLGIGMWANSAWVVGMLIPTLVLMSYGVIAREERYMEQKFGDEYLRYRAAVRRWV; from the coding sequence GTGAGCAATGGACCAGACGCGCACGACGGGGGCGTGGTCGTCGTCGCGCGGCCGCCAATCGTGTATCTGGTTTCGATACTGGTCGGCGTGGGAATCAACCTCGTGTGGCCCGTACAGCTGTTCCCGTACGCCGTGGAACCACTGGGCTCATTGCTGACTCTTCTCGCCGTCGTGCTGTTCGTGCTCTCGGTTCGCGAGTTTCGGAAGGCGCGGACGCCGATTCGTACCAGGAAGCCGGTGACGGCGGTCATCGCGACCGGACCGTATCGGTTCTCGCGCAACCCCATTTATCTGTCGTTCACCCTGTTGCAGCTAGGGATCGGGATGTGGGCAAACAGCGCGTGGGTCGTGGGGATGCTCATTCCGACGCTCGTCCTCATGTCCTACGGCGTGATCGCCAGGGAGGAGCGATACATGGAACAGAAGTTCGGCGACGAGTATCTCCGGTACCGCGCGGCGGTGCGCCGCTGGGTATAG
- a CDS encoding carboxymuconolactone decarboxylase family protein, producing the protein MEKKLPSAYRTFAAEHPRIIQAYEQLGDACLTEGPLDRKQAELVKLGIALGAGLEGAVHSHVRRAREAGATADEIRHAIRLGLTTVGFPSMMAALSWANDVLSGNR; encoded by the coding sequence ATGGAGAAGAAGCTTCCGTCGGCCTACCGGACGTTCGCAGCCGAGCATCCCCGCATCATCCAGGCCTACGAGCAGCTGGGCGACGCATGCCTCACCGAGGGACCGCTCGACCGCAAGCAGGCGGAGCTGGTGAAGCTCGGCATCGCGCTCGGTGCCGGCCTCGAAGGGGCGGTGCATTCCCACGTCCGCCGGGCGCGCGAGGCCGGGGCGACGGCGGACGAGATCCGCCACGCGATCCGCCTGGGGCTCACGACGGTCGGCTTCCCGTCGATGATGGCGGCCCTCAGCTGGGCGAACGACGTCCTCTCGGGCAACAGGTAG
- a CDS encoding alpha/beta fold hydrolase — MVSSATRHVDVGGHALRIETRGAGPPYFVCLHGLADTLSVWSRLAPALAARGQVVLVDQRAHGGSDAPPGPYRREDLATDIRALLDRLAIDRAVLVGHSMGGVVALTTALACPERVAGLVLLGTASEASPRVAAWYERIACAAEIDGLAGLARAIYGAGADRRVEGDPQGIAHVTRCLKSLTHDPLTPRLPAIGCPVLVVVGESDPMGVGASVIIQRHIPGAELEVIPGRGHWLHVEAADLLLDMVDRFRRSRLA, encoded by the coding sequence ATGGTGAGCTCGGCCACCCGGCACGTCGACGTCGGCGGCCACGCGCTCCGCATCGAGACGCGGGGCGCCGGGCCGCCGTACTTCGTCTGCCTGCACGGGCTCGCGGACACGCTGTCCGTCTGGAGCCGGCTGGCGCCCGCGCTCGCCGCGCGGGGCCAGGTGGTGCTCGTCGATCAGCGCGCGCACGGCGGATCGGACGCCCCCCCGGGACCGTATCGCCGGGAAGATCTCGCCACCGACATCCGCGCGCTGCTCGACCGTCTCGCCATCGACCGCGCGGTGCTGGTCGGACATTCGATGGGCGGCGTCGTGGCGCTGACGACGGCGCTGGCCTGCCCCGAACGCGTGGCGGGACTCGTGCTGCTCGGGACGGCGAGCGAGGCGAGCCCGCGGGTCGCTGCCTGGTACGAGCGGATCGCGTGCGCGGCGGAGATCGACGGGCTCGCGGGCCTCGCGCGCGCCATCTACGGCGCCGGCGCGGACCGGCGGGTCGAGGGCGACCCCCAGGGCATCGCGCACGTCACGCGGTGTCTGAAGAGCCTGACGCACGATCCCCTGACTCCCAGACTCCCGGCCATCGGCTGTCCGGTGCTCGTCGTGGTAGGGGAGAGCGACCCGATGGGTGTCGGGGCATCGGTGATCATCCAGCGCCACATCCCGGGTGCGGAGCTCGAGGTGATCCCCGGGCGCGGCCACTGGCTGCACGTCGAGGCGGCGGATCTGCTGCTCGACATGGTGGACCGGTTCCGCCGGTCGCGCCTCGCCTGA
- a CDS encoding acetyl-CoA hydrolase/transferase family protein translates to MTGKGRRLELAEAAALVRPHDTLACGFADGQPVGLLEAIGARPDLEDLTIVSGLLVRPYAFLGNPAVRLVSGFFGPVERAARQGGARVQYLPLDFHGLERLGLRAKPRVVLAVTSPPDRDGWLSFGLSAAASYRPFLEAARDPERLALAEVNARMPRVDGLPEFGRNRVHLSEVDGWVEHAEELVALPAEQPSPEDLAIARHVAALVDDGSTLQFGIGAIPDEVARLLATGPRGDLGIHTEMISDGVMHLHAAGKVTNQKGLYDGVSVGTFALGSQALYAWLHENPVVRMLPVGAVNDPALMRKLRRFVSVNGALAIDLSGQVAADHVGGRQYSGVGGHEAFVMGAGEAPGGRTIVCLKSTATVRGERISTIVPALPAGTLVTTPRHHVQWVVTEHGAVDLSALGDVDRARALVEVAHPDFREGLRNR, encoded by the coding sequence GTGACCGGCAAGGGGCGCCGTCTCGAGCTCGCCGAGGCGGCCGCGCTCGTCCGTCCTCACGACACCCTGGCGTGCGGGTTCGCCGACGGACAGCCCGTCGGGCTCCTGGAGGCGATCGGCGCCAGGCCGGACCTCGAGGACCTGACGATCGTCAGCGGGCTTCTCGTCCGGCCGTATGCCTTTCTCGGGAACCCGGCCGTTCGGCTCGTGAGCGGGTTCTTCGGGCCGGTCGAGCGCGCGGCGCGACAAGGCGGGGCGCGCGTGCAGTACCTGCCGCTGGACTTCCACGGGCTCGAGCGGCTCGGGCTGCGCGCGAAGCCGCGCGTCGTGCTGGCCGTCACCTCGCCGCCCGACCGCGACGGCTGGCTGAGCTTCGGACTCTCGGCGGCCGCGTCGTACCGGCCGTTCCTCGAGGCGGCCCGCGACCCGGAGCGCCTGGCGCTGGCCGAGGTGAATGCGCGCATGCCGCGCGTCGACGGCCTGCCCGAGTTCGGGCGCAACCGCGTGCACCTCTCGGAGGTCGACGGGTGGGTGGAGCACGCCGAGGAGCTCGTCGCGCTGCCCGCGGAGCAGCCGTCGCCGGAGGATCTGGCGATCGCCCGCCACGTCGCCGCGCTGGTCGACGATGGCTCGACGCTCCAGTTCGGCATCGGTGCCATCCCCGACGAGGTGGCGCGCCTGCTCGCCACCGGCCCGCGCGGCGACCTCGGCATCCATACCGAGATGATCTCCGACGGCGTGATGCACCTGCACGCGGCCGGCAAGGTGACGAACCAGAAGGGCCTCTACGACGGCGTCTCGGTCGGCACCTTCGCCCTCGGCAGCCAGGCGCTCTACGCGTGGCTCCACGAGAACCCCGTCGTGCGCATGCTGCCGGTCGGGGCGGTGAACGACCCCGCGCTCATGCGGAAGCTCCGGCGGTTCGTCAGCGTCAACGGGGCGCTCGCGATCGACCTCTCCGGACAGGTGGCCGCGGATCACGTCGGGGGCCGGCAGTACTCCGGCGTGGGGGGACACGAGGCGTTCGTCATGGGCGCCGGCGAGGCGCCGGGCGGCAGGACCATCGTGTGCCTCAAGTCGACGGCGACGGTCCGGGGCGAGCGCATCTCGACCATCGTCCCGGCCCTGCCGGCGGGCACGCTCGTGACGACGCCGCGCCACCACGTCCAGTGGGTTGTCACGGAGCACGGCGCGGTCGACCTGTCGGCGCTGGGGGACGTCGACCGGGCTCGGGCTCTCGTCGAGGTCGCGCATCCGGACTTCCGCGAGGGGCTGCGGAATAGGTGA
- a CDS encoding heme-binding protein, producing MARRLRIAVGALAGALLAVQAFRIDRTNPPVEQDVAAPAGVEALLRRACYNCHSHETVWPWYSHVAPVSWLLAHDVSEGRRELNFSTWAAYPGAKKVRKLRKSADEVAKRKMPPWYYALVHPEARLADGEREMLRAWTAEEIARLAP from the coding sequence ATGGCTCGCCGGCTGCGCATCGCCGTCGGGGCGCTCGCGGGCGCCCTGCTCGCGGTGCAGGCGTTCCGCATCGACCGCACGAACCCGCCCGTCGAGCAGGACGTGGCGGCGCCCGCGGGCGTCGAGGCGCTCCTGCGGCGTGCCTGCTACAACTGCCATTCGCACGAGACCGTGTGGCCCTGGTACAGCCACGTGGCACCCGTCTCGTGGCTGCTCGCCCACGACGTCTCGGAGGGGCGCCGCGAGCTCAACTTCTCCACCTGGGCGGCGTACCCGGGCGCAAAGAAGGTCCGGAAGCTCAGGAAGTCCGCCGACGAGGTGGCCAAGCGAAAGATGCCGCCCTGGTACTACGCGCTCGTCCATCCCGAGGCACGGCTCGCCGACGGCGAGCGCGAGATGCTGCGCGCCTGGACGGCCGAGGAGATCGCCAGGCTCGCACCCTGA
- the mscL gene encoding large conductance mechanosensitive channel protein MscL has product MLNEFKEFALKGNAVDLAIGVIIGAAFGTVVNSMVNDILMPPIGKVLGGVDFSNFFLVLGAAKYPSLKAAKDAGAATINYGVFVNNVINLLIVAGVLFLVVKGMNALRREQHAPAPAPRSTRDCPMCATSIPIAAKRCPNCTSDL; this is encoded by the coding sequence ATGCTGAACGAGTTCAAGGAATTCGCCCTCAAGGGCAACGCCGTGGACCTCGCGATCGGCGTCATCATCGGCGCGGCGTTCGGGACGGTCGTCAACTCGATGGTCAACGACATCCTCATGCCGCCCATCGGGAAGGTCCTCGGCGGGGTCGACTTCTCGAACTTCTTCCTCGTCCTCGGCGCCGCCAAGTATCCGAGCCTCAAGGCCGCCAAGGACGCCGGCGCGGCGACGATCAACTACGGCGTGTTCGTGAACAACGTCATCAACCTGCTGATCGTCGCCGGCGTCCTGTTCCTGGTGGTGAAGGGCATGAACGCGCTCCGGCGCGAGCAGCACGCCCCCGCTCCCGCGCCGCGGAGCACCAGGGACTGTCCGATGTGCGCGACGAGCATCCCCATCGCGGCGAAGCGATGCCCGAACTGTACGAGCGATCTGTGA